Proteins from one Montipora foliosa isolate CH-2021 unplaced genomic scaffold, ASM3666993v2 scaffold_407, whole genome shotgun sequence genomic window:
- the LOC137988113 gene encoding uncharacterized protein: MVFPCLFPYEKGDYHINRPISCPALHEWAEHLLWYQDGRFARHKVWKFIVHNMILRKRALEQSRYFVDQQLGDPHITVADLQERLARGDTSFTNKLLYFGANLRGTAQYWHQRRRELRAFVEFMVNEKHGLPSFFMTGSCAEFYFPPLKRLLEEYILQSTGYEFAKSRGQIHWHQLSWREDRQPHQLLHEAREDGCDENEYAA, encoded by the exons ATGGTGTTTCCTTGCTTGTTTCCCTATGAAAAGGGTGATTACCACATCAACCGTCCAATTTCATGTCCTGCACTCCATGAGTGGGCAGAGCACTTGCTGTGGTACCAGGATGGTAGATTTGCTCGGCATAAAGTGTGGAAGTTTATTGTTCACAACATGATCTTGAGAAAGCGTGCCCTGGAGCAGAGCCGGTACTTTGTTGATCAGCAACTAGGTGACCCACACATAACTGTAGCAGACCTACAAGAGCGACTAGCAAGGGGTGATACTTCATTCACAAACAAGCTTTTGTATTTCGGTGCAAACTTGCGTGGCACAGCTCAGTACTGGCATCAAAGGCGCAGAGAGCTTCGTGCCTTTGTTGAGTTCATGGTCAATGAAAAGCATGGATTGCCTTCCTTTTTTATGACTGGAAGCTGTGCAGAGTTTTATTTTCCTCCACTGAAAAGGCTATTGGAAGAGTACATTTTACAGAGCACGG GCTATGAATTTGCTAAGTCCCGGGGTCAAATTCATTGGCATCAACTCAGCTGGAGAGAGGACAGACAGCCACACCAGCTGTTGCACGAAGCTCGTGAGGATGGATGTGATGAGAATGAGTATGCAGCT
- the LOC137988140 gene encoding uncharacterized protein, with product MATFREAREALLFANQDGSIDDTEFALLYDLNSSGNLEFPYWKYGRLDLDSMTDDECKAEFRFFKNDIYLLGEVLDIPDIMKCPNGVLVDGMEALSALLKRFAYPCRFADMVPRFGRPVPQLCMITNHLMDYVFNEYSHLLAQLCQPWLSRDRLRHFAATIHDKGAPLENCWGFIDGTVRPLCKPDQNQRILYNGHKRVHGIKFQSVVPPNGLIASLFGPVEGRRHDSGKLVDSGLLQILSQYSFAPDGTPLCVYGDPAYPLRVHLQGPFKGANLTPAEEMFNKAMSQDRVSVEWLFGDIVNYFAFLDFKKNLKIGLSPVGKMYIVCALLRNAHSCLYQSSTSKFFGIDPPQIQDYFN from the coding sequence ATGGCAACATTCAGAGAGGCAAGGGAAGCTTTATTGTTTGCAAATCAAGATGGAAGCATTGATGATACAGAGTTCGCCCTGTTGTACGATTTAAATTCCTCTGGAAATCTCGAATTTCCTTACTGGAAGTATGGTCGTCTCGATCTTGATTCTATGACAGATGATGAGTGTAAGGCTGAGTTTCGCTTTTTTAAGAACGATATTTATTTACTTGGAGAAGTTCTTGATATTCCAGACATAATGAAATGCCCCAATGGCGTTCTTGTGGACGGAATGGAGGCTTTAAGTGCGTTGTTGAAGCGTTTTGCCTACCCGTGTCGGTTTGCAGATATGGTACCTCGATTCGGGAGACCTGTTCCACAACTTTGCATGATTACAAACCATTTGATGGACTATGTATTCAATGAATATAGCCACCTACTCGCACAGTTATGTCAGCCATGGCTTTCCAGGGACCGTCTCCGTCATTTTGCTGCCACTATACATGATAAGGGAGCTCCACTCGAAAATTGTTGGGGTTTCATAGATGGAACAGTGAGACCCCTATGTAAGCCAGATCAAAACCAGAGAATTCTCTATAACGGACATAAGAGGGTGCATGGGATAAAGTTTCAGTCCGTAGTTCCACCAAATGGGCTTATCGCAAGTCTGTTTGGTCCAGTCGAGGGCAGGAGACACGATAGTGGTAAGCTAGTTGACTCAGGACTTCTGCAAATATTATCGCAGTACTCGTTTGCACCGGATGGGACACCCTTATGCGTTTACGGCGACCCTGCGTACCCTTTGCGTGTTCATTTACAAGGGCCCTTCAAAGGCGCTAATTTGACACCAGCAGAAGAAATGTTCAACAAGGCCATGAGCCAAGACAGAGTTTCGGTAGAATGGCTATTTGGGGACATCGTGAACTACTTTGCATTCCTAGATTTCAAGAAAAACTTAAAAATCGGCCTAAGTCCTGTTGGCAAAATGTACATTGTGTGTGCGCTCTTAAGAAACGCTCACAGTTGTCTTTATCAATCAAGTACTTCGAAGTTTTTTGGAATAGATCCACCCCAAATCCAGGACTATTTTAATTAG